One Amaranthus tricolor cultivar Red isolate AtriRed21 chromosome 1, ASM2621246v1, whole genome shotgun sequence DNA window includes the following coding sequences:
- the LOC130809261 gene encoding probable peroxidase 61 yields MEGRNNVLLPLAALLTLVAGSMIGNVEGAVTVPRLTRQYYKKTNTCANAEAFVKYQVQKFWEQDKTITPKLLRLLYSDCMVTGCDGSILLDGADSEKTAPQNTGLGGFVFIDQIKRVLDARCPGAVSCTDILHLATRDAVSMAGGPSYIVLTGRRDGLSSKASSVDLPSPYTSWVDALAYFEKRNLNVQDFTTLLGAHSMGKARCRYVRDRLYNFKGTGKPDPSLDSRKLQELRNQCPEKYTKGEHEQLVLLDKDLGGYKFTSSYYNNILENKAVLAIDQDLSNGNETLSLTEQFASPDAGFADFKKAFALSMYRLGNYNVLTGQQGEIRKNCHYTNSNNPY; encoded by the exons ATGGAAGGACGCAACAATGTATTGCTTCCTCTAGCGGCTCTACTTACCCTTGTGGCGGGTTCCATGATCGGAAATGTGGAAGGTGCGGTGACGGTTCCCCGGTTGACCCGGCAATACTACAAGAAGACAAACACTTGTGCAAATGCTGAGGCATTTGTGAAATATCAAGTACAAAAGTTTTGGGAGCAAGATAAGACCATCACACCCAAACTTCTTAGGTTACTTTACTCTGATTGTATGGTCACC GGATGTGACGGGTCGATTCTGTTGGATGGAGCAGACTCGGAGAAAACAGCACCTCAAAATACAGGACTTGGGGGATTTGTATTTATTGATCAAATAAAACGGGTCCTGGATGCAAGATGTCCAGGAGCCGTTTCTTGTACTGACATCCTTCATCTTGCTACCAGAGATGCTGTCAGCATG GCTGGTGGTCCATCGTACATTGTTCTTACTGGAAGAAGGGATGGGCTTTCTTCAAAGGCTTCATCTGTGGATCTGCCTTCTCCATACACTTCATGGGTAGATGCattagcttattttgaaaaaCGAAATCTTAATGTTCAGGATTTCACAACGCTCTTAg GAGCACATTCGATGGGGAAGGCAAGATGTCGTTACGTTCGTGATCGTCTATACAACTTTAAAGGCACAGGAAAGCCAGATCCAAGCCTAGACTCTAGGAAACTACAAGAGCTAAGGAATCAATGTCCAGAGAAGTACACGAAGGGTGAACATGAACAACTAGTACTCCTAGACAAGGACTTGGGTGGCTACAAGTTCACAAGTTCTTACTACAATAACATCTTGGAAAACAAGGCTGTGTTAGCAATTGATCAAGACCTGTCGAATGGGAACGAAACGTTATCGCTTACTGAACAATTTGCATCCCCTGATGCTGGTTTTGCGGACTTCAAGAAGGCTTTCGCGCTATCGATGTATCGATTGGGGAACTACAATGTGTTAACTGGACAACAAGGGGAGATCAGGAAGAACTGTCACTATACAAATAGCAATAATCCCTATTAG